Proteins encoded by one window of Lycium barbarum isolate Lr01 chromosome 11, ASM1917538v2, whole genome shotgun sequence:
- the LOC132619190 gene encoding uncharacterized protein LOC132619190, with translation MQRIAVEGKKLLLGLTQVALSALGSIARDLLLKRVEIQHQVRYICTSIHMIMMENLLLMSVPELSMKDIKKYYGKNHSLRLILINVKHITKLLGEQGREEYMVLDLKHKVIMGRILASILDLMLRHQHHLQRLNKHRQKIWRVSDAIDSYTD, from the exons ATGCAAAGAATCGCTGTGGAGGGAAAAAAGTTGCTGCTGGGACTCACACAGGTGGCTCTATCTGCATTGGGGAGCATCGCAAGAGACTT GTTGTTGAAAAGGGTCGAGATCCAACACCAGGTGAGGTACATTTGCACGTCCATACACATGATCATGATGGAGAATCTTTTGTTGATGAGCGTGCCTGAGTTGTCCAT gaaagatatcaagaaatattacgggaaaaatcacagtctcagactgatattgatcaatgtgaagcatattacgaagctgctgggggaacaaggaagagaagaatatatggtcttggatctcaAGCACAAAGTTATTATGGGCCGAATCTTAGCGTCAATTCTGGATTTAATGCTTCGACATCAGCACCACCTTCAACGTCTAAATAAGCACCGACAGAAAATATGGAGAGTTAGTGATGCGATTGATTCCTACACTGACTGA
- the LOC132619492 gene encoding uncharacterized protein LOC132619492: protein MTVRASTEFLHTLTDGAKKFRVCLQARTCSCERFQLDEIPCTHAMAAIVHRHQHGEDCTSTYYSNKNFRNAYAIPVEPFPCESTWDIPINVKEEIVLPPNYKRLPGRPTTKRMKPFYEGKFKKSTVTCSGCGIEGHNKKTCSNIPQGN from the exons ATGACC GTACGAGCTTCCACTGAATTCCTACATACACTCACTGATGGTGCTAAGAAATTCAGAGTGTGCCTTCAAGCTAGGACGTGTAGTTGTGAAAGATTTCAACTAGATGAGATACCTTGTACGCATGCTATGGCTGCTATAGTGCATAGGCACCAACATGGAGAGGATTGTACTTCGACGTACTACAGTAATAAGAATTTCCGGAATGCATATGCAATTCCAGTTGAGCCTTTCCCATGCGAAAGTACATGGGATATACCAATTAATGTAAAAGAAGAGATTGTGTTGCCACCAAATTACAAAAGACTACCAGGAAGACCAACTACCAAAAGAATGAAACCATTCTACGAGGGAAAATTCAAGAAATCAACAGTAACGTGCAGTGGATGTGGTATAGAAGGTCACAATAAGAAGACTTGTAGCAATATTCCACAAGGGAATTAA